One window of Siniperca chuatsi isolate FFG_IHB_CAS linkage group LG15, ASM2008510v1, whole genome shotgun sequence genomic DNA carries:
- the LOC122861466 gene encoding matrilin-2-like isoform X4 — MSLDWASRSPRLVGRGPEHIKRPQTAVAVDRKQLCATEGNMTSAMWGLLCFIGVLASGTLGTLPQFGSHDRQIHSIRPLIPRVSPQVPPRVKQPFEDAKSNEQTSDEEPSSETFQEVQLGDHTATDNHLKQGRRRTDDGAGGTNSRFYRYQPSHHQPPKRSQPLSQLQRTAAPFASWQPAGDSSGSPASIRTAAATRSNCRNRPIDLVFIIDSSRSVRPAEFEKAKEFLQDMVDSLEIGSDATRVGLVNYASTVQIEFLLKTYFDKSALKQALARVEPLASGTMTGMAIKTAMEKAFTTKAGARVSSMNIAKVAIIVTDGRPQDKVEDVSAAARASGIEIYAVGVDRADMMSLRLMASHPHDDHVFYVETYGVIEKLTSKFRETLCGLDACAQGHNCQHICVNDGNSYNCKCRAGYVLNPDEKTCSRSDACAHGHNCQHICINNGDSYSCKCRVGYVLNADQKTCSRSDACAQGHDCQHICVSNGDSYICKCQEGYVLNADQKTCSRLDSCSQEHDCQHICVSTDNSYICKCRMGYVLNADQKTCSRKNLDLSELDACAQGHDCHHICVKNGDSYLCMCHEGYVLNADKKTCSRSPTCAQGNDCQHVCVNTDDSYICKCHLGYVLNADQKTCSRSASCLHGHDCQHICENDDDSYICKCRAGYKLNADQKTCSRSDTCAQGHDCQHICVSNGDSYVCKCQVGYVLNADQKTCSRSDACAQGHDCQHICVKNGDSHLCMCHEEYVLNADQKTCSRSDPCAHGHDCQHICINSDDSYICKCRVGYILNPDKKTCSRSDRCAQEHDCQHICVSTDESFVCKCQMGYVLNADQKTCSRSDACAQGHDCQHICVNSDDSYICKCRVGYVLNADQKTCSRSGSDPCAHGHDCQHICVKNGNSHLCMCHEEYVLNADQKTCSRSDPCAHGHDCQHICINSDDSYICKCRVGYILNPDKKTCSRSDRCAQEHDCQHICVSTDESFVCKCQMGYVLNADQKTCSRSDACAQGHDCQHICVNSDDSYICKCHVGYVLNADQKTCSRSGSDPCAQGHDCQHICVNNGNSYICKCRVGYVLNMDQKTCSRSDACAQGHDCQHICINSGDSYNCKCQVGYVLNADQKTCSQEMRSEITQDACMCEAQIVFQKKVQSTIQELSRKLDELSDKVNLIEDQQLY, encoded by the exons ATGTCTCTGGATTGGGCCTCTCGCTCCCCACGCCTCGTGGGCCGTGGACCAGAGCATATAAAGAGGCCACAGACAGCTGTGGCAGTGGACCGAAAACAACTGTGCGCGACTGAGGGCAACATGACTTCAGCAATGTGGGGACTGCTCTGTTTCATTGGCGTCCTGGCGTCGGGAACTCTGGGAACTCTCCCACAGTTTGGGTCACACGACCGGCAGATTCACTCAATTAGGCCATTAATCCCGCGGGTGTCCCCGCAAGTCCCTCCGAGGGTCAAGCAGCCGTTTGAAGATGCCAAATCTAACGAACAAACCTCTGACGAAGAACCAAGTTCTGAAACCTTTCAAGAGGTCCAGCTGGGGGATCACACAGCTACCGACAACCACCTGAAGCAGGGGAGACGCAGAACTGACGACGGAG CTGGTGGCACTAATTCCAGGTTTTATCGCTATCAGCCCTCCCACCACCAGCCGCCAAAGAGAAGCCAGCCGCTCTCACAGCTGCAACGCACAGCTGCACCATTTGCATCCTGGCAGCCTGCTGGAGACTCGAGTGGCTCTCCTGCATCCATCAGAACGGCCGCAG caACAAGGTCCAACTGCAGAAATCGGCCTATAGACTTGGTCTTCATTATAGACAGCTCCCGCAGTGTACGCCCCGCTGAGTTTGAAAAGGCCAAAGAGTTCCTGCAAGACATGGTGGACAGCTTGGAGATCGGCTCAGATGCCACGCGAGTCGGCCTCGTCAATTATGCCAGCACAGTGCAGATAGAGTTTCTGCTGAAGACGTATTTTGACAAGTCTGCCCTGAAGCAGGCACTGGCCCGTGTTGAGCCCCTCGCTTCGGGCACCATGACAGGCATGGCCATCAAGACTGCCATGGAGAAAGCTTTCACCACGAAGGCAGGGGCCCGAGTTAGCTCCATGAATATCGCCAAAGTAGCCATCATTGTGACAGACGGGAGGCCCCAGGACAAGGTAGAGGATGTATCAGCAGCAGCTCGGGCATCTGGGATCGAGATCTACGCAGTGGGAGTAGACAGAGCTGATATGATGTCCCTCCGCCTCATGGCCAGCCACCCACATGATGACCATGTCTTTTATGTGGAGACCTATGGTGTCATAGAGAAGCTCACTTCCAAATTTAGGGAAACCTTGTGTG GTTTGGATGCATGTGCTCAGGGACACAATTGCCAGCACATTTGTGTCAACGATGGCAACTCATACAACTGCAAATGTCGTGCGGGCTATGTCTTGAACCCGGACGAGAAAACATGCTCAC GTTCGGATGCATGTGCCCATGGACATAACTGCCAGCATATTTGTATCAACAATGGTGACTCATACAGCTGCAAGTGTCGAGTGGGATATGTGTTGAATGCAGACCAGAAAACATGCTCAC GTTCAGATGCATGTGCCCAAGGACATGACTGCCAACATATTTGTGTCAGCAATGGTGACTCGTACATCTGCAAATGTCAAGAGGGATATGTGTTGAATGCAGACCAGAAAACATGCTCAC gtttGGATTCATGTTCCCAGGAACATGACTGCCAGCATATTTGTGTCAGCACTGATAATTCATACATCTGTAAATGTCGAATGGGATATGTGTTGAATGCAGACCAGAAAACATGCTCACGTAAGAACCTGGACCTTTCAG aGTTGGATGCATGTGCCCAGGGACATGACTGCCACCATATTTGTGTCAAAAATGGCGATTCTTACCTTTGTATGTGTCACGAGGGATATGTGTTGAACGCAGACAAGAAAACATGCTCAC GTTCACCTACATGTGCCCAGGGAAATGACTGCCAGCATGTTTGTGTAAACACTGATGATTCTTACATCTGCAAGTGTCATTTGGGATATGTATTGAATGCCGACCAGAAAACATGCTCAC GTTCTGCTTCTTGTCTTCATGGACATGATTGCCAGCACATTTGTGAAAACGATGATGACTCGTACATCTGCAAGTGTCGAGCGGGATATAAGTTAAATGCAGACCAAAAAACATGCTCAC GTTCAGATACTTGTGCTCAGGGACATGACTGCCAACATATTTGTGTCAGCAATGGTGACTCGTACGTCTGCAAATGTCAAGTGGGATATGTGTTGAATGCAGACCAGAAAACATGCTCAC GTTCGGATGCATGTGCCCAGGGACATGACTGCCAGCATATTTGTGTCAAAAATGGCGATTCTCACCTTTGCATGTGTCATGAGGAATATGTGTTGAATGCAGACCAGAAAACATGCTCAC gTTCTGATCCATGTGCCCATGGACATGATTGCCAGCACATTTGTATAAACAGTGATGATTCGTACATCTGCAAGTGTCGAGTGGGATATATTTTGAATCCAGACAAGAAAACATGCTCAC GTTCAGACAGATGTGCCCAGGAACATGACTGCCAGCATATTTGTGTCAGCACTGATGAATCGTTTGTCTGCAAGTGTCAAATGGGATATGTGTTGAATGCAGACCAGAAAACATGCTCAC GATCGGATGCATGTGCCCAGGGACATGACTGCCAACACATTTGCGTCAACAGTGATGACTCGTATATCTGCAAGTGTCGTGTGGGATATGTATTGAATGCAGACCAGAAAACATGCTCAC GTTCAGGTTCGGATCCATGTGCCCATGGACATGACTGCCAACATATTTGTGTCAAAAATGGCAATTCTCACCTTTGCATGTGTCATGAGGAATATGTGTTGAATGCAGACCAGAAAACATGCTCAC gTTCTGATCCATGTGCCCATGGACATGATTGCCAGCACATTTGTATAAACAGTGATGATTCGTACATCTGCAAGTGTCGAGTGGGATATATTTTGAATCCAGACAAGAAAACATGCTCAC GTTCAGACAGATGTGCCCAGGAACATGACTGCCAACATATTTGTGTCAGCACTGATGAATCGTTTGTCTGCAAGTGTCAAATGGGATATGTGTTGAATGCAGACCAGAAAACATGCTCAC GATCGGATGCATGTGCCCAGGGACATGACTGCCAACACATTTGCGTCAACAGTGATGACTCGTATATCTGCAAATGTCATGTGGGATATGTATTGAATGCAGACCAGAAAACATGCTCAC GTTCAGGTTCGGATCCATGTGCCCAGGGACATGACTGCCAGCATATTTGTGTCAACAATGGGAACTCATACATCTGCAAGTGTCGAGTGGGATATGTGTTGAACATGGATCAGAAAACATGCTCAC GTTCAGATGCATGTGCTCAGGGACATGACTGCCAGCATATTTGTATCAACAGTGGTGACTCATACAACTGCAAGTGTCAAGTGGGATATGTGTTGAATGCAGACCAGAAAACATGCTCAC AGGAAATGAGAAGTGAAATAACTCAAGATGCCTGCATGTGTGAAGCTCAGATTGTGTTCCAGAAAAAAGTACAGTCAACCATCCAGGAGCTGAGCAGAAAAC TTGATGAACTTTCAGACAAAGTGAACCTGATTGAGGACCAGCAGCTGTATTAA
- the LOC122861466 gene encoding matrilin-2-like isoform X5 yields the protein MGRRGFWKYLQNSTGGTNSRFYRYQPSHHQPPKRSQPLSQLQRTAAPFASWQPAGDSSGSPASIRTAAATRSNCRNRPIDLVFIIDSSRSVRPAEFEKAKEFLQDMVDSLEIGSDATRVGLVNYASTVQIEFLLKTYFDKSALKQALARVEPLASGTMTGMAIKTAMEKAFTTKAGARVSSMNIAKVAIIVTDGRPQDKVEDVSAAARASGIEIYAVGVDRADMMSLRLMASHPHDDHVFYVETYGVIEKLTSKFRETLCGKDADNGSADIPLDGRIDDYGLDLDGRKDGNGINNENDDKGNNGLDACAQGHNCQHICVNDGNSYNCKCRAGYVLNPDEKTCSRSDACAHGHNCQHICINNGDSYSCKCRVGYVLNADQKTCSRSDACAQGHDCQHICVSNGDSYICKCQEGYVLNADQKTCSRLDSCSQEHDCQHICVSTDNSYICKCRMGYVLNADQKTCSRKNLDLSELDACAQGHDCHHICVKNGDSYLCMCHEGYVLNADKKTCSRSPTCAQGNDCQHVCVNTDDSYICKCHLGYVLNADQKTCSRSASCLHGHDCQHICENDDDSYICKCRAGYKLNADQKTCSRSDTCAQGHDCQHICVSNGDSYVCKCQVGYVLNADQKTCSRSDACAQGHDCQHICVKNGDSHLCMCHEEYVLNADQKTCSRSDPCAHGHDCQHICINSDDSYICKCRVGYILNPDKKTCSRSDRCAQEHDCQHICVSTDESFVCKCQMGYVLNADQKTCSRSDACAQGHDCQHICVNSDDSYICKCRVGYVLNADQKTCSRSGSDPCAHGHDCQHICVKNGNSHLCMCHEEYVLNADQKTCSRSDPCAHGHDCQHICINSDDSYICKCRVGYILNPDKKTCSRSDRCAQEHDCQHICVSTDESFVCKCQMGYVLNADQKTCSRSDACAQGHDCQHICVNSDDSYICKCHVGYVLNADQKTCSRSGSDPCAQGHDCQHICVNNGNSYICKCRVGYVLNMDQKTCSRSDACAQGHDCQHICINSGDSYNCKCQVGYVLNADQKTCSQEMRSEITQDACMCEAQIVFQKKVQSTIQELSRKLDELSDKVNLIEDQQLY from the exons ATGGGTAGGagaggattctggaaataccttcagaacagca CTGGTGGCACTAATTCCAGGTTTTATCGCTATCAGCCCTCCCACCACCAGCCGCCAAAGAGAAGCCAGCCGCTCTCACAGCTGCAACGCACAGCTGCACCATTTGCATCCTGGCAGCCTGCTGGAGACTCGAGTGGCTCTCCTGCATCCATCAGAACGGCCGCAG caACAAGGTCCAACTGCAGAAATCGGCCTATAGACTTGGTCTTCATTATAGACAGCTCCCGCAGTGTACGCCCCGCTGAGTTTGAAAAGGCCAAAGAGTTCCTGCAAGACATGGTGGACAGCTTGGAGATCGGCTCAGATGCCACGCGAGTCGGCCTCGTCAATTATGCCAGCACAGTGCAGATAGAGTTTCTGCTGAAGACGTATTTTGACAAGTCTGCCCTGAAGCAGGCACTGGCCCGTGTTGAGCCCCTCGCTTCGGGCACCATGACAGGCATGGCCATCAAGACTGCCATGGAGAAAGCTTTCACCACGAAGGCAGGGGCCCGAGTTAGCTCCATGAATATCGCCAAAGTAGCCATCATTGTGACAGACGGGAGGCCCCAGGACAAGGTAGAGGATGTATCAGCAGCAGCTCGGGCATCTGGGATCGAGATCTACGCAGTGGGAGTAGACAGAGCTGATATGATGTCCCTCCGCCTCATGGCCAGCCACCCACATGATGACCATGTCTTTTATGTGGAGACCTATGGTGTCATAGAGAAGCTCACTTCCAAATTTAGGGAAACCTTGTGTGGTAAGGATGCTGATAATGGGAGTGCGGATATTCCATTAGATGGCCGAATTGATGATTATGGACTAGACCTAGATGGCAGAAAAGACGGTAATggaataaataatgaaaatgacgATAAAGGAAACAACG GTTTGGATGCATGTGCTCAGGGACACAATTGCCAGCACATTTGTGTCAACGATGGCAACTCATACAACTGCAAATGTCGTGCGGGCTATGTCTTGAACCCGGACGAGAAAACATGCTCAC GTTCGGATGCATGTGCCCATGGACATAACTGCCAGCATATTTGTATCAACAATGGTGACTCATACAGCTGCAAGTGTCGAGTGGGATATGTGTTGAATGCAGACCAGAAAACATGCTCAC GTTCAGATGCATGTGCCCAAGGACATGACTGCCAACATATTTGTGTCAGCAATGGTGACTCGTACATCTGCAAATGTCAAGAGGGATATGTGTTGAATGCAGACCAGAAAACATGCTCAC gtttGGATTCATGTTCCCAGGAACATGACTGCCAGCATATTTGTGTCAGCACTGATAATTCATACATCTGTAAATGTCGAATGGGATATGTGTTGAATGCAGACCAGAAAACATGCTCACGTAAGAACCTGGACCTTTCAG aGTTGGATGCATGTGCCCAGGGACATGACTGCCACCATATTTGTGTCAAAAATGGCGATTCTTACCTTTGTATGTGTCACGAGGGATATGTGTTGAACGCAGACAAGAAAACATGCTCAC GTTCACCTACATGTGCCCAGGGAAATGACTGCCAGCATGTTTGTGTAAACACTGATGATTCTTACATCTGCAAGTGTCATTTGGGATATGTATTGAATGCCGACCAGAAAACATGCTCAC GTTCTGCTTCTTGTCTTCATGGACATGATTGCCAGCACATTTGTGAAAACGATGATGACTCGTACATCTGCAAGTGTCGAGCGGGATATAAGTTAAATGCAGACCAAAAAACATGCTCAC GTTCAGATACTTGTGCTCAGGGACATGACTGCCAACATATTTGTGTCAGCAATGGTGACTCGTACGTCTGCAAATGTCAAGTGGGATATGTGTTGAATGCAGACCAGAAAACATGCTCAC GTTCGGATGCATGTGCCCAGGGACATGACTGCCAGCATATTTGTGTCAAAAATGGCGATTCTCACCTTTGCATGTGTCATGAGGAATATGTGTTGAATGCAGACCAGAAAACATGCTCAC gTTCTGATCCATGTGCCCATGGACATGATTGCCAGCACATTTGTATAAACAGTGATGATTCGTACATCTGCAAGTGTCGAGTGGGATATATTTTGAATCCAGACAAGAAAACATGCTCAC GTTCAGACAGATGTGCCCAGGAACATGACTGCCAGCATATTTGTGTCAGCACTGATGAATCGTTTGTCTGCAAGTGTCAAATGGGATATGTGTTGAATGCAGACCAGAAAACATGCTCAC GATCGGATGCATGTGCCCAGGGACATGACTGCCAACACATTTGCGTCAACAGTGATGACTCGTATATCTGCAAGTGTCGTGTGGGATATGTATTGAATGCAGACCAGAAAACATGCTCAC GTTCAGGTTCGGATCCATGTGCCCATGGACATGACTGCCAACATATTTGTGTCAAAAATGGCAATTCTCACCTTTGCATGTGTCATGAGGAATATGTGTTGAATGCAGACCAGAAAACATGCTCAC gTTCTGATCCATGTGCCCATGGACATGATTGCCAGCACATTTGTATAAACAGTGATGATTCGTACATCTGCAAGTGTCGAGTGGGATATATTTTGAATCCAGACAAGAAAACATGCTCAC GTTCAGACAGATGTGCCCAGGAACATGACTGCCAACATATTTGTGTCAGCACTGATGAATCGTTTGTCTGCAAGTGTCAAATGGGATATGTGTTGAATGCAGACCAGAAAACATGCTCAC GATCGGATGCATGTGCCCAGGGACATGACTGCCAACACATTTGCGTCAACAGTGATGACTCGTATATCTGCAAATGTCATGTGGGATATGTATTGAATGCAGACCAGAAAACATGCTCAC GTTCAGGTTCGGATCCATGTGCCCAGGGACATGACTGCCAGCATATTTGTGTCAACAATGGGAACTCATACATCTGCAAGTGTCGAGTGGGATATGTGTTGAACATGGATCAGAAAACATGCTCAC GTTCAGATGCATGTGCTCAGGGACATGACTGCCAGCATATTTGTATCAACAGTGGTGACTCATACAACTGCAAGTGTCAAGTGGGATATGTGTTGAATGCAGACCAGAAAACATGCTCAC AGGAAATGAGAAGTGAAATAACTCAAGATGCCTGCATGTGTGAAGCTCAGATTGTGTTCCAGAAAAAAGTACAGTCAACCATCCAGGAGCTGAGCAGAAAAC TTGATGAACTTTCAGACAAAGTGAACCTGATTGAGGACCAGCAGCTGTATTAA